Proteins found in one Eriocheir sinensis breed Jianghai 21 chromosome 14, ASM2467909v1, whole genome shotgun sequence genomic segment:
- the LOC126998671 gene encoding mucin-2-like isoform X2: MDDDGQKQRLLDVIGDPHALETFLETLPSSGLDSPRFDNVTSSTDSGLVSSCLDSLVFDGQFLGQVRGGSHPLNHSQVPPHVLQQVLPSPTLSVGPPGTPHAPQQLQHHLPQQQAEQQEQQQQPPPPPPPPPQQQPQQPQQQQQEQPPPQPQHDSPEQQHTLQQQQNVALQAGGAPIVPGAPSTDGEGTRENDHPTLQQLLASSATFPPQQQQQQQTPQPSNQPQHIQHPQNAASGHSLPPTIHTAGASRQPSMQQPPTAQQQISVQPAPRPVSVKSQGSPATKGGQNVLLNTSQPVPQVISQAATQPPQQIMSNGVQLVGGPSQVITSGGQIITSASTQLLQGTQLLQAPGSTQVLPSQILPGGQVLHNGQVIQGGQVLPGPHLLPSGQILQSGQVIQGGQVLQGGQIIQGNQVINNSQLIATTAQMASSGVSGLGAPSAPIQVAPSAQAIPQQTHTVTLHQSVQPPTPASPFSVLSKSPGTVLPRTSPSPSPYHPTTPSPHPGVQSPAPYTTRSPAPSPHSNVSAMRSPAPPTPSPAATPTPQTHTSIATIPQQQPTGMVQSVMGNVGMMQSLMPQLPLSQVMGSNGMVLPQSGVQQTASGVKQVVSGGQLIQIVSSPQPTQPRQPLTTSAHKPIQPKQPQLLPKPPQAAVVGQPAPPPPGKTLIGTRPVTPGGQQPIVIGTTGQQPTMVTGQQGLGGFVINPSMLQSGLQQPFLIQQPNGVLLVRPSGPSGAGGAPGQTLLVPVPSQPQMLSAAGTKAGQHQTVVFPSNGQGGPAYVIPQHGSSGLGAPGVMGAQGSRGPQPIIRLVAPQAPLQLQPIQTPSGPALVAVQTGQAVNLQGLLTPGGTTMRTLTPGVASGPLQLAPTSVAPPSMAPVVSMGHIQLPGGGQPLHVSVPGAPLHLATSLPSSLPSVITTTKQTVIDETVAPASIVTAAEVGTQHQTVTDSSKNTKKKSKKKKREKDTKDEKLRGKGTSINLNDILRETGIDGDLMLFDEADLGLGGEGMEGVQVTPSTAAAQVTAVPTVVTPATMATQAHVVNPVQAMPTAESNVTFTTPSENGGHIVVGSSNPHSLLGMGNTLVTGTVVTNSSQSGLITTSSMPSGMSITLDPSGKFIFGSDPTKAHFGPPIPTATQVGGLVLPTCQSQVQVIGGANVSLSSSLSSVSSGGVANGVGSSMPTIMTGSANAGIGQSALPVGSMPSFTQLLTPPTQAASNVVVHGHGITAKSKPLQFQQTASKLTQVTSSKSQTGADISRVAQNTHLLQTLHLPASEKPLATNGQPFLTSLISGPQTIPSHSGEQLGVPVQVSVSDGGPMLTVVSVGGVMSLPEGIVSTGTTLSSPAPLSILVPSQASQVPQSSAVIVSSSATNSVVSGAILSSKHYVSNSALIPQTSVSFPNTENVPISRAHSQILNPLQDNVPSQASNPCTLLTKSNENHTKAPSFQNEYVATLQRGQTIIDSSKNKTKSYKKKKKDKETEIISPTNASTMIVKHSLQERLKSGTCTSTSGTIQQQLPLAPIPNGLSGPAIKTVSHNIGTSTTSTSLPLTIEAGGQCDTTSIAGSNTSSAPPVTITTSGIVTVTATSQASSTATTATITSATTSTGVMVSVPKQQFRHVRHLILSPQNQEALKKVHAQIQVLQNKKSDQDSACLQQLYAEYRKIMATGKPVTVSTTQQPQIPPTPSQPTPVRYSHPVGHKVITLTQFKQQIKHLPQDQQRQIIDHSKQVLQRCKDPGNNTSFSVTSAPTLHTSPHLSPSTQGTGGSNGSTKITVAHGPSMPTIATSVSSPIVPTTSTTVSSSTTTSSNLSYTKITPPHCSPVSTTAAVSHLSSLGPSPKSLVQSGMVLPPQFSPHPVSASGMEEHSPSQPKTPTATAYSITKEQLFEHQLKTDQNGALNPDYRTPFKNKIDACKRLIRYHVFNECVSTQRELTETSNQFELQAESLLKKFNNMKYKYQSLLVKDSLRRHPSSETVMLYRLFLQEDKTNFEKEKSDIQSGKTIDMASTSIIPTSSESLHTDGLYPWELEWESQKLYRYEPNQKVLKREETDDDEEEEEELCIDNLNDTIKTEVIGKSETEETEDVMVEEEDQKEDKEKELSVVDNDDDDNEEEEDEKPEESKTSISRSESMAFMTEKDLNEFDDSQEGETCLHIHTGDEEEKEDEETTKKEKEEEEEEEEEEKEKQHRQVSHLVKKFNCNSVTYGSDGYSVEAAQHSSSPVTKLSCNNLSDSDSLDEKNGEADKDSEQEEEELVICDGEGASSSLNNSPVSSEVPTLASPSRVSLLNCGENVLSKFSEHLCDNLRLTSNAAKPLNLTGPDPPGNNMCKPAHSPPAKALSDKLDKEKRRERVEKEKKKSDRTKVKERGKDREKEDRPPKKLRIKFKTEERALVPPLRIRTEERGLKLTLKKQEGSGAYYSVGEERKREYRVEPNEDGEEEEEELGGIVRPFEDEEGQEDSEGHGGSSLKEVKVVLQDVLKDKRFKKQVEEKSSKKRRKEKCEEKNDRNETLYSPNSHWINYSQQLHPSEGDKKNLQTTNQDSRTWNCNAGEWRKSGGEGASNVDHSSDHKAREYSSHLYSYSEHFGHEYAGRHNHSQPYGHSGSQQRNTHSYY, encoded by the exons ATGGATGATGATGGCCAGAAACAGAGACTTCTTGACGTAATAGG AGACCCCCATGCACTCGAAACCTTCTTAGAAACTTTACCTAGCTCA GGCTTAGACTCTCCTCGCTTTGACAATGTGACCTCTTCCACGGACTCTGGGCTGGTCAGCAGTTGTCTGGACAGCCTCGTCTTCGATGGCCAGTTCCTCGGTCAGGTACGGGGTGGAAGCCATCCCCTCAACCACTCGCAGGTGCCCCCACATGTCCTGCAGCAAGtccttccctcacccacactcTCCGTGGGGCCGCCAGGAACACCTCACGCACCACAGCAGCTGCAGCACCACCTGCCCCAGCAACAGGCAgaacagcaggagcagcagcagcagccaccaccaccaccaccaccaccaccacaacaacagccacagcaaccacaacagcagcagcaagaaCAGCCACCGCCACAGCCACAGCATGATTCACCCGAACAGCAACACACACTTCAACAACAGCAAAATGTAGCGCTTCAGGCAGGTGGGGCTCCAATCGTCCCTGGAGCCCCAAGTACAGATGGGGAAGGAACTCGGGAAAATGACCACCCTACTCTACAGCAACTACTGGCTTCCTCCGCAACCTTCcctccccagcagcagcagcaacagcaaacaCCCCAGCCATCAAACCAACCCCAACATATCCAGCACCCACAAAATGCTGCTTCAGGACACAGTCTCCCGCCCACCATTCACACTGCTGGTGCCTCCCGTCAGCCCTCCATGCAGCAGCCTCCAACAGCGCAGCAGCAAATTTCTGTGCAGCCTGCTCCCCGTCCTGTCTCTGTTAAGTCCCAGGGATCTCCAGCAACGAAAGGTGGCCAGAATGTCCTCCTGAACACCTCCCAGCCAGTCCCGCAGGTCATATCACAAGCTGCCACTCAGCCTCCGCAACAAATTATGTCTAATGGGGTGCAGCTTGTAGGGGGACCCAGCCAAGTGATCACCTCAGGAGGACAGATCATCACATCTGCTTCAACTCAACTGTTACAAGGAACTCAGCTTCTGCAAGCACCGGGATCAACACAAGTTTTGCCAAGTCAGATTTTGCCGGGTGGCCAAGTTTTGCACAATGGCCAAGTCATACAGGGTGGCCAGGTACTTCCCGGGCCACATTTACTACCCAGCGGCCAGATACTACAGAGTGGCCAAGTTATCCAGGGTGGGCAGGTGCTGCAGGGAGGGCAAATCATCCAAGGAAACCAGGTCATTAATAACAGTCAACTAATTGCCACCACAGCACAAATGGCATCTAGTGGAGTGTCTGGACTTGGGGCTCCATCGGCACCCATCCAAGTCGCTCCCAGTGCACAAGCAATCCCACAGCAAACCCATACAGTTACACTACATCAGTCAGTCCAGCCCCCTACTCCTGCCTCCCCATTCTCTGTGCTCAGTAAGTCTCCAGGAACAGTATTGCCTCGCACATCACCGagtccctccccttatcacccaACCACACCCTCGCCACACCCGGGAGTCCAAAGTCCTGCTCCTTATACAACGCGCTCTCCAGCACCTTCTCCTCATAGTAATGTAAGTGCCATGagatctcctgctcctcctactccatccCCGGctgcaacaccaacaccacaaacacacacgagcATTGCAACCATACCACAACAGCAACCTACAGGAATGGTTCAAAGTGTCATGGGAAATGTAGGAATGATGCAGAGTCTGATGCCCCAATTACCATTGTCTCAAGTGATGGGATCCAATGGCATGGTGCTACCACAGTCAGGAGTTCAACAGACTGCAAGTGGAGTCAAGCAAGTTGTGTCTGGAGGACAGCTGATTCAAATTGTATCCTCACCTCAACCAACACAGCCCAGGCAACCTCTCACTACATCTGCACACAAGCCAATCCAACCCAAGCAACCCCAGTTGCTTCCAAAGCCTCCTCAAGCAGCTGTTGTAGGGCAgccagcccctcctcctcctgggaagACCCTCATAGGCACTCGTCCTGTGACTCCTGGAGGACAGCAGCCCATAGTGATTGGGACGACTGGACAGCAGCCAACGATGGTTACGGGTCAGCAGGGGTTGGGAGGGTTTGTTATCAACCCTTCAATGCTACAGTCAGGCCTACAGCAACCCTTCCTCATCCAGCAGCCCAACGGTGTTCTCCTTGTGAGGCCTTCAGGACCATCTGGGGCTGGCGGAGCACCAGGCCAAACTCTTCTGGTGCCTGTACCAAGTCAGCCGCAGATGTTAAGTGCTGCTGGAACCAAAGCTGGGCAGCACCAGACTGTGGTGTTTCCCAGTAATGGACAAGGAGGGCCGGCATATGTCATCCCTCAGCATGGCTCCTCTGGTTTGGGTGCTCCGGGGGTGATGGGGGCACAAGGCTCCCGGGGCCCCCAGCCCATCATCCGTCTGGTGGCACCCCAGGCCCCATTACAGCTGCAGCCAATTCAGACTCCCAGTGGGCCTGCATTAGTTGCAGTGCAGACTGGTCAGGCTGTCAATCTGCAAGGGTTGCTAACACCTGGAGGTACCACAATGCGTACCCTCACTCCAGGGGTGGCCTCAGGTCCCCTACAACTAGCCCCCACCTCAGTGGCTCCCCCCAGCATGGCTCCCGTTGTTAGCATGGGCCACATCCAATTGCCAGGCGGGGGGCAGCCACTCCATGTGTCTGTCCCTGGAGCACCCCTCCATctagccacctccctcccctcctcccttccatctgtgATAACCACCACTAAGCAAACTGTGATAGATGAAACCGTGGCTCCTGCCTCAATTGTGACAGCTGCAGAGGTTGGAACACAGCATCAAACCGTAACAGACTCTAGTAAAAACACTAAGAAAAAGTCCAAAAAGAAGAAACGGGAAAAGGACACAAAAGATGAAAAACTTAGGGGAAAAGGGACGTCGATAAATTTAAATGACATTCTCAGAGAAACTGGCATTGATGGCGACCTGATGCTTTTTGATGAAGCTGATTTAGgtttaggaggagaagggatggagggcgtGCAGGTAACCCCCTCCACTGCTGCGGCTCAGGTGACGGCAGTGCCAACTGTTGTGACACCTGCAACCATGGCAACCCAGGCTCATGTTGTGAACCCAGTACAAGCAATGCCCACAGCGGAGAGCAACGTCACCTTCACCACCCCAAGTGAGAACGGCGGCCACATCGTCGTTGGCTCCTCAAACCCTCACTCGCTGCTGGGAATGGGTAATACTTTAGTCACGGGCACGGTGGTGACCAATTCCTCGCAGAGTGGATTGATCACCACATCAAGCATGCCAAGTGGAATGAGTATTACCTTGGATCCGAGTGGGAAGTTCATCTTCGGGTCAGATCCAACGAAGGCTCACTTTGGTCCCCCAATACCAACGGCAACTCAG GTTGGAGGATTGGTGCTCCCCACGTGCCAGTCCCAGGTGCAGGTGATTGGTGGAGCAAATGTCAGCCTGAGCTCCTCCCTGAGCAGTGTCAGCAGTGGGGGTGTGGCCAACGGGGTAGGGAGCAGTATGCCCACCATCATGACTGGCAGTGCTAATGCTGGGATTGGACAGAGTGCTCTTCCAGTCGGGTCTATGCCATCCTTCACCCAGCTCCTGACGCCCCCAACACAAGCAGCATCTAATGTTGTGGTTCATGGGCACGGCATCACTGCCAAGAGTAAGCCACTACAGTTTCAGCAGACAGCCTCAAAGCTAACGCAGGTGACCTCTTCCAAGAGCCAGACTGGGGCGGACATCTCCAGGGTGGCGCAGAACACTCATCTGTTACAGACTTTACACCTCCCTGCGTCAGAGAAACCTCTGGCAACCAATGGACAGCCTTTCCTAACATCACTCATATCAGGACCACAGACAATACCCAGCCATAGTGGGGAGCAGCTGGGTGTTCCAGTACAAGTCTCCGTCTCGGATGGGGGACCCATGCTCACGGTGGTTAGTGTTGGAGGTGTTATGAGCTTACCTGAAGGTATAGTTTCTACTGGTACAACTCTTTCCTCGCCAGCTCCTCTTAGCATACTGGTGCCCAGTCAAGCTAGCCAAGTGCCTCAGAGTTCTGCTGTGATTGTGTCTTCTAGTGCTACAAACAGTGTTGTGTCTGGTGCTATATTAAGCAGCAAACATTATGTCTCCAACTctgcactcattccacaaactaGTGTAAGTTTTCCTAACACAGAAAATGTGCCAATATCTAGAGCTCATTCCCAAATTTTAAACCCTTTGCAAGATAATGTTCCTAGTCAGGCAAGTAATCCTTGCACTTTGTTAACAAAAAGTAATGAAAACCACACTAAAGCTCCTAGCTTTCAAAATGAATATGTGGCAACTCTTCAGAGAGGTCAAACCATCATAGACTCaagtaaaaacaaaactaaatcctataaaaagaaaaagaaagataaggaaacagaaataaTATCACCAACAAATGCAAGTACAATGATCGTTAAGCACAGCTTGCAAGAACGTTTAAAATCGGGCACGTGTACAAGTACAAGTGGAACCATCCAGCAGCAACTACCCTTGGCACCCATACCCAACGGGCTCAGCGGTCCTGCCATCAAGACCGTCTCTCACAACATTGGAACTTCCACAACCTCTACATCCCTGCCCTTAACTATTGAAGCTGGTGGCCAGTGTGATACTACATCCATAGCAGGCTCCAAcacctcctctgctcctcctgtcaccatcacaacctccgGGATAGTGACGGTCACAGCAACCTCCCAAGCATCCTCAACGGCCACCACGGCGACCATCACCTCGGCCACAACCTCAACGGGGGTGATGGTCTCCGTTCCCAAGCAGCAGTTCAGGCACGTCAGACACCTCATACTCTCTCCACAGAATCAAGAG GCCCTCAAGAAGGTTCATGCCCAGATCCAAGTTCTTCAAAACAAAAAGTCTGACCAAGATAGCGCGTGTCTTCAGCAGCTGTATGCTGAGTACCGCAAGATAATGGCCACGGGGAAGCCAGTCACTGTCAGCACCACACAACAGCCACAGATT CCTCCAACACCCAGCCAACCCACTCCTGTGCGGTATTCTCACCCTGTGGGGCACAAGGTCATCACGCTGACTCAATTCAAGCAACAAATCAAGCATTTGCCTCAA GATCAGCAGAGGCAAATAATAGATCACAGCAAGCAAGTGCTACAGAGGTGCAAAGACCCTGGGAATAACACATCCTTCTCTGTCACCTCGGCTCCCACCCTCCACAcatcccctcacctctctcccagTACACAG GGCACAGGAGGCAGTAATGGATCCACCAAGATTACTGTGGCCCATGGACCCAGCATGCCCACCATTGCCACTTCGGTCTCCTCCCCCATCGTGCCCACAACCTCCACTACAGTttccagcagcaccaccaccagcagtaaCCTAAGCTACACCAAAATAACTCCTCCTCACTGCTCGCCTGTCTCCACCACGGCTGCTGTGAGTCACCTGAGTTCCCTGGGGCCATCTCCAAAGAGTCTGGTCCAGTCAGGCATGGTGCTACCACCCCAGTTCTCGCCCCATCCTGTCTCTGCCTCAGGCATGGAGGAACACTCCCCAAGCCAGCCCAAGACTCCCACAGCGACAGCATACAGCATCACTAAGGAACAACT TTTTGAACATCAGCTGAAGACCGACCAGAATGGAGCGCTCAATCCTGACTATCGCACTCCCTTCAAGAATAAGATAGATGCTTGCAAGCGCCTCATTCGCTACCatgtgttcaatgaatgtgtatcCACCCAACGGGAATTAACAGAAACCAGTAACCAGTTTGAGCTGCAAGCCGAATCCCTTCTTAAGAAATTCAATAACATGAAGTACAAGTATCAATCTCTTCTAGTTAAGGACAGCCTG CGCCGTCATCCATCTTCCGAGACTGTGATGCTCTATCGCTTATTTTTGCAAGAGGACAAAACCAACtttgagaaagagaagagtgacATTCAGAGTGGAAAAA CTATAGACATGGCATCAACAAGTATCATCCCTACGTCTAGCGAGAGTCTGCACACTGACGGTCTATATCCTTGGGAACTGGAGTGGGAAAGCCAAAAACTCTACAGGTATGAACCCAACCAAAAAGTTCTGAAGCGAGAAGAGactgacgacgacgaggaagaagaagaagagctgtGCATTGACAACCTGAACGACACCATCAAGACGGAGGTCATCGGTAAGAGTGAGACGGAAGAGACGGAAGACgtgatggtggaagaggaagaccagaaggaagacaaggagaaggagctgagtgttgttgacaacgacgatgatgacaatgaagaggaggaagacgagaaaccGGAGGAAAGCAAAACCAGCATAAGTCGTAGTGAGTCCATGGCATTCATGACGGAAAAAGATCTGAACGAATTCGATGACAGTCAGGAAGGAGAAACTTGCCTTCACATACATacaggggatgaggaggaaaaagaggatgaagaaactaccaagaaggaaaaggaggaggaggaggaggaggaagaagaggagaaggagaagcaacaCAGACAGGTGAGTCATCTAGTCAAAAAATTCAACTGTAACAGCGTCACCTATGGCAGCGATGGTTACAGCGTAGAGGCGGCGCAGCACTCCTCATCCCCTGTCACAAAACTAAGCTGCAACAACCTCAGCGACTCGGACAGCTTGGACGAGAAGAATGGAGAGGCTGATAAGGATtccgagcaggaggaggaggagctggtcaTATGTGATGGGGAGGGTGCATCCAGCAGTCTAAACAACAGTCCGGTGAGTAGTGAAGTTCCTACACTAGCCAGCCCCAGCCGAGTGTCCTTGTTGAACTGTGGCGAGAACGTGTTGTCGAAGTTTTCCGAGCACCTGTGTGATAACCTGAGGCTGACGAGTAACGCTGCCAAGCCCCTAAATTTAACAGGCCCAGACCCTCCCGGTAACAACATGTGCAAGCCAGCTCATTCTCCACCAGCAAAAGCTTTAAGTGATAAATTGGacaaagagaaacgaagggaaagagtggagaaggaaaagaaaaaatcagaCAGGACTAAagtgaaagagaggggaaaagacagagaaaaggaggacAGGCCGCCCAAAAAGCTGAGAATTAAGTTTAAGACTGAGGAACGTGCCCTTGTCCCTCCGCTGCGAATCAGGACAGAAGAGCGTGGTCTGAAATTGACGCTAAAGAAACAGGAAGGCTCGGGAGCGTATTACAgtgtgggtgaggagaggaagagggagtacaGAGTGGAACCGaatgaggatggagaggaggaggaggaggagctggggggCATTGTCCGACCCTTCGAGGATGAGGAAGGACAAGAGGACAGTGAAGGTCATGGAGGCAGCAGCTTGAAAGAGGTCAAAGTGGTGCTTCAAGATGTGCTGAAAGACAAAAGGTTTAAAAAGCAGGTCGAGGAGAAAAgcagtaaaaagaggagaaaagaaaagtgcGAGGAAAAGAATGACAGAAATGAAACTCTGTACAGTCCAAATTCCCATTGGATAAACTATTCCCAGCAGTTACACCCGAGTGAGGGCGATAAGAAAAATTTGCAAACCACCAATCAGGACAGCAGGACTTGGAACTGTAATGCGGGGGAGTGGCGGaagagtggtggtgaaggtgcttCCAATGTTGACCATTCTAGCGATCACAAGGCACGAGAGTACAGTTCCCATTTATATTCCTACAGTGAGCACTTTGGACATGAGTACGCTGGTCGGCATAATCATTCTCAGCCATATGGGCATTCTGGTAGTCAGCAGAGAAATACACACAGCTACTATTAA